The genomic window ATGACTGAAAACTGTAAGAAAAGATTGATGTACTCTAATCAAATAACTTAATTGAGCATCCAGAGCTTTCATAAAAATGTGTTCTTAAGTTCTTCATAGCATTTGCTTTTTTACAGGAATTGAACACTCACTTCTCAACTAATTTTTGTACCTCTTACCCCTGCACCAAGTGTTTCCAACCATATAAGATGTCCTTCATAAATGTTGTATAGTTTTTAACCTTACACAGATATATAGACATTTCCAAAATAGCTTGCAAATAACTTGTTTTAAATACTTATCACTAAATGAGTTGGTGGTTTAGTTATTAATAAATTGCTATACAAACTGCACCTCTACAATGATTGTGTGTGAACTTTCAACTTTGAGACATCATGAAAgctaaaatgtgactggatctacgaaaaccattcttatcacccaagacaggaagtttgattttttcacacaaacacaaagcttaatgaatgcactatcaagtttcactgccacagtccacCAGAgaaaagtggtctgcttttgctggctgcttttctagagcacagtggcgaaccgtacgagtggtctggggtcttgatggagccctggccaaccaggagatggctgtgtgtggctgtacagctttgtgatgttggacaatgacctgtgctgtaaatttcctttcattttagccagttctgagccctgaatggcctataacttggcctaattcatcccagcacgtctcttttcaatttttgaacaccatcttgcccgccttccagggcccccgcctcccacccctctggagctcgcctgatacagacaacctcggtttaaaaactatctaaaatggcgggaaacttagctgttgactacttcttcactggatgatcaggaaggtaagaaattgttgtgaaacgtgtgaaaatttggtatgcgtagctaccaccattggccagctacaacacacagaatatttaaaaccgacgtttctcgatacttttaaatgggcgataagaccggttttcccagagacagtcacaaatagcTAAAGCTTCTGGGGGCTGTGGCCACTAGGTCCCCTAACAAAGATTCTATATTCTGGACATCCTCCTCACCTCAACTACTTTCTCTGCCACTGTAGAAAGTATTAATGAGCTAAAGAGTACTGGGACATGTTACTTGGAGAGTAATTAGGACATTATTTCCCTCACTGATCTGACACTGATAGATAATAAAgttaatttttattttgtgaTACACATACTTGTTTCTCTGTAGCCACATCAATTATGTCTTTATTTACACAAATTATATAATGGATTGATTAAAGGTGGTTACTTGTTGTGCATGAACTTCACTTGTAGCTGAATATTACTAGTAGCTAAATATTGAATTGAATATTAAAGATTGCAcaacagaggtgactttggagatTTGTAATTCACAGTCAATAGGACTACATTTAATTTATAATAAGCTAAACATATGCATAATATTGAGAGTTTCCTTGATATAAAGCACAGAAAGAGTTGACCAGCTTCAAACTTACAATATGTGCCACTCAACCAACTAGATGAAGAAAGCTGTATGCAGATCTGCAAGCCTAGACCTTTCCAATGCCATAGCAATGATTTTTTTGTGGGTTTAAGGAAATATCATGTCCAATCTAATGGtgcgtgaaaattattggtggCTTTCTCTAGCAAAGCAAAAATTTGTGAATTTAAACAGCAAAATTTTAATGTGAACTGTTATGTACTTGGCTTTTTCATGTCCAATATTTGCATTTGTAAAGTCAAGGGTAAGGAGTAAAGATGTGAAAGTGTTCAAGTTATCTATATATCTATGTGTGTTACCCGAATGCTTTACATTTAGTTTGTGACTCTGGATTAAGAGTAATAAATTTATTTTGTAGGAGGATGTGATTTAACATGTCAGAATGGAGGTGTAGTAAATGATGACTGTACACTGTGCAACTGTCCAACTGGTTTTACTGGCTCAGCCTGTGAAACAAACATTAACGATTGTGATCCTAACCCTTGTCAAAATGGTGGTAGctgcactgatggagttaattcttttaCTTGTGATTGCCAAAATGGATTTTCAGGAGACAATTGTAGTACGTTTATGGCTTAATTTGGTCAACTCTGATATATAGTAGGACTAAAGATTACTATAGTGCAATTGTAATAATATTCTTTGGTACAAGATTATTTTCTTATTCACAGATAAAGGATGTCATCTTAGTGGAGTTTGTAATGATGCCAGTATTACTATCCAAGCTACTAATGCGTCTGATTGTTGTGAGAAAGGAGGAAGATCTTTTAGTGATGAATCTGACTGTCTTCCAGCATGTGGCTTAATTGGTGAGTGGAACAAATAAACTTTTCATAACTTAACTGTTTCAGTTTCACTATGAATTTTGACAGAGGGTGATCCACATTTTAGTGTACCACTGTTATGTAAGGAAGTTCTTTGTTACTCCATACAAGGATACTCTGGGTTGGCATTCAACTTGATCTGTAATAACAACTATGTCATCAATGCCTTGTTTGTCGACACAGAAGGCGATACTAGTGAAGCTACTTGGATCGGAAAATTAGCAATTCTCCCACAAAATAATGATAAGTCTGATGCTATAGTCTTTGACTCTGTTAATCAGGAGATAGTAGTAGTCGGTGATGGAAACCTGAAGGCTGCAATGGTTAAAGAAATTattttcaatgaaaatggcACAGCCAAGTTTACCCAAACAACAAAGAAGGAGAATGGTAATCCTACTACACGTGTGATATACACTAAACCACAAGCTAAATTTGATGTCACCTTCTACAAGAATCATCTCAATGTGGACTGGAGTATGAATTATAACGAACTTCATGACTCGCATGGACTAATGGGTATGATAGTAGCTACCTAATACGTTATAGTCAGTCAATGTCAATTAAAACTTTCCCAATGTTAAACTATGTACACTAAGCATAACTGTAGTGGTGCTATTAAGTTTGTTTAAGATAAAATTGAGAAATGATTATCCAGTGGTTGCATTCATATTGGCTTGGAAGATTGATCGCCTTGTGTACTGCTACAGATTGGAAgtgttatatagctagctgtaacatggggcattcaggcttttgCCTGGTATGTTTACCCTCATGATCAGCTTTCTGGTCTGCAGCCCTTGGGGCATATAGTATCaagcaaagccctcatgcccatgttacatattacatgtacgtatgcatacaCGGGGTCTGGGTACATGAAAGTTTTGGTCCTTTACTTCTTAAAAATCAGAGCCATTATCTTCTTAAATTACTTAGATCTGCTACTAATAGTCTGTGAATTATTGCTGATTTAAattccaaatttaaatttcaaatttaAAACTGATTGCATGAGTGATGCCATGTACAATGCTGTAGTCAAAGTACAGtgggtgaaaattttgacaaattttaTGAtgaattgtgactggatttgacaaaaccaggcttccgcGCATCCAATTCTGTGTaggttattgcacaaatccaggtagctatcttcgctattttagagacctgaggaatggcacaataatcaccgagGGTGAAATTTTAGAGACCAGAGGTGATTATGTGCCATTccgaaggtctctaaaatagcgaagataccaTGATTTGGGCAATAACCAATTTAGAGTATGGCTCATGCAGCTTTGTTCACTGCCAAtaattgtggttttctgatcaaattagtgttaaaacaactcactggCAGGCTTCCTAAatgaatacaatcatctctATCATCCAGTGATGTTTTCTTAACACTCTAgcaatgatttctgatggctgttgtgactgtaATCCAGCAAAACATGTGACGCGCGTGACAAAAATTGTCACgagtatctaaccagtttagatacctacccacTGGTATCTAtttgattttaaatacctcattaacgaccaaacttcaaagcatactatgcgtgCTATAGTCTAATTGATGTTAACCATTTATATCTTGACTAAGCAGTATGTTATTAACatacaatttttttattttatattttataaatTTCACACAATTCTTACACTGCATTTTGTAATAACAGATCAAAATTTAAAAGTGATAGCATATTCCTACATTGAGTTGTGGTCCTTCAAAGTTACacatctggatgtgtgtggaagcctggttttgtcaaattcggttgCAATTTTTGCATTGCAATTAGTTAAAAATTTCCTGCTCAAAGTTTTGCGTGTATTTTCTTATACAATATTATAGCATTTTGTCAAATGTGATCATCCAATTTGTCTAAATTTTTCCTTGTCAAATATTTGTACTAGCTAAATGGCATTAATTTGTAATATTTCCAATATTGCAGTTCACTGTGAAAGCCTGACTACTGTACTCTCATTATTTAGCAGCTATAGTTCTCTTTTTAGCAAATACAacttactgtatatatatatatatatatatatatatatatatatgttattaTACTGTTTCATAATTCTGTGCTCCAACTCAACATCTTTTTGTGTATAGCAATAGCCTGGCCATTTATGAACTGTCTTCTTCTTTTGATGTTCATCACTATAGTTAAGTGTATTTTGAATGTGATAATTTTTGGTATCCAAATAAACTTCAACTCTGTTGCAGGTCAGTTTATGAAAAAAGGTATCAATATTGATTCTAAGAAAGAGATGTTGGTGCATTCAGATGGTCGAGATCCTGTACCAGTAACTAGGGACTCTGTTATGACTGGGAAGTGGTGTTGGAAGGCTAAGAATTATGGGAATCAAGGAGAGGGCTTGATCGAGGGTGATATCCTGGATTATGTGGTACCTAATATCCTTGATGCTCCTGACAACCTCAAAAAATACATTAAACAATAATTATCCTGGACTGAAATTTGCAATGGACTAAAATTGGGCAATATATCTGCACACTGTTAGGCCATACACGCACATTTGTATTGTTTCATTATACACATTATAGGCTGCGCACAGTTGTATATTTTAATTACTGTTATTTCTGTACATTGTATGAAACTGTTTAGTTTGCAGATAAAAGTTCTTAATAATACGTTTCTGGTAAATGTATCTTCCACAAATTGAAAATACATAAATACAACCATATTGTAAGTAATACACTCTAAAAAATGAAGTGCTTTATGCACAAAAAATGCGCCCTGTGGCACTAGAGTGTATACCCCTTAACACTGTTTTTATGTGCTATGCACACTTCATTAATGTTTTTTACAGTAATAGACTTTTATGTTAAAGTTTCACATGATAAGTCTATTACaagtatgtatacatacactTAAGGCTAGAGCTAACGCTAAAATGGAGGGAATCAGATAGGATTCTTTACATGCAACTTTACAGTATAAGGTATTCAAATGTCATTACTAATTAACACTTGGCCATAATTATTGGACAGGCAGTAACATGAAGTTTAAAAACCTTGTATGGTGCAAAGTGTTTCCatgacactgcttgaagttttttaatttactagagtggtatatccccagtatatggaacagttaattgtttgttattttagtagtttttcagtaaaccagcattcactgatgttttactgagagtttaaaacttagttaaacaattatgttccatataattatatacttaaagctactgacattttactatcaggtacaactacagtaaagcatcttaacaaaataattaacaaacGAAGAATCTTCAAGCAGTGTGAATTCACCACAAATGTATAACTATGCTCAAAACAGTATAGTAGTTATGCATATACATACTAAAAACAATCTGTCACAAACTCTGGTTTAAACAATGTCATAATGACCTAGGGGAATAGGAAATTGGGCACTACAGTATGGGTGAAATACATTGTTTTTATCACTGTCTGAAGCCCCCAACAGGCTGGGGCCTAGGACAAATTGCCCTAGTTGCCCCTCTCCCTCCCTACTCTTGGTGGCCCTGTAAATTTTTCCTGCTCTTCACAAGTTTCCATATACTATAGCATGCAGCGAGTGTTAAAAGTATACTAAAATATAAcataatacacatactgtttcatGAACAACAAGAAAACAGTTACTTTACGCAAAGTTTTATGCATCCCACATGTCAAACACAACGTACACTGAAAAACAGTTTATTACACATTGAACTTTCATACGGTAGCTAACAAGTACAAGTAGGCTGGAGTTAACATGTCAAAGTACGTTTTAGGTCTGTGACAAATATACCAAAATAATAAAAGGCTGAAGTACTACCAGTATGCCAAAATAATActagcataaaataattattaggtGAATTCACACTATGGAGCTCAATTCCATGACAATAcgcactaatagagcagtcagtaagtttgcagtgaaatattctaatattatagagtattttattcactgaataaaatgtttcaagataattgtaagaaatgttaccaacctaggagcataatacaagcataatgAGAACACATGaagaacataattataatagtaaGAGATCATTTTGGGCAAAGTTTTAGCAAATTTGACTGAGGCCTAGTTTAAAGGTAAAACTTGTGGTCACCATACACCCGTCAACAAATTACAACTGCCTTTGTGGGCTGCTCTCAAAGTAGCGTTCTGAGTTATCCAGACACTGTGTCCGTACAATGAATAAAGTTAACCAGAAATGTGATCAAATCTGTGAAAAGGGCCTTTCAAAATTTCAAATCTCTTGTGCTCAATGTATAGTACCAGTAATATTGGTATGTTAGAGTTGTAAACTGACCAAATTTCTAGTTGAATTGGTACCTTATTCCCAAGTCAAGTTTTGGGTTGCcaggtacatgcaattggaaaggctataagaccccttttgaAGATCTGGTCACACAATGCAATATTTACCAGAAATTGTTTGGTTGTTGTACCAAATATACACCCTATTGCAATAATCTATATTATTAGGATTGTTGACTGCTCTAACATAGATTATCTTGGGAATGATTGTAAATTTTGCTAtgctattattaactcttgattctATTCAAAGTTAGAAAACAAGTAATCCAGTTGAAGTATAACAattatgtataataattattatataactcATAATTAACTTATAAAAGTTTTGGTTTGTAGTCTTGAGTAAAGTATTTGTTATTGTTGATATTTTTCTTTATAAAACCTAAGCTTGTAAATAATGTTCTTAGAGTGGCTATATATAGGTAGTCTCAGCAATACAAGTCCAATAACTTGTATTCTTCTAGGCCACATTATTTGTTTAAAATGTGTGTTGATCATGAGAATTGTCACTGTATTGTAGTGCATGTATTATGCATTAAGACATTtacatgtgtattatatttTTACCACTGAATTGAGCTATATACTGTAAGAATTTGCCTGCGTTTTTTCACTATTCATGTTTCTTCAAGTATGCTGATCTAATAATTCTTTATTTACCTATTACTCATAATAATTGGTTATAAAGATTTTGTCACAATGCCATagtaaacatgcacacacacacacacacacacacacacacacacacacacacacacacacacacacacacacacacacacacacacacacacacacacacacacacacacacacacacacacacacacacacacacacaccccacaCAAGCAAGCACTTAATAATTGCAATGCATGCTTTTTTGGGTTTAGTAGGAGCTTGCATAATGCCACACATAGAAGTTGGTAAAATGACTGTGATTTATTTACTAAAAACTTCAGGATTTTGGTGGTGATTTATACTCTGTGACAAAATAATACACGTGACCCACTTTGACAAGACCAGTCTTATGGTTTTTCCCCATTGGTATGAGTAGACAAAtcataatttgtattgtaaataAGGTAGCAACTTATTACTTTACTAGCTAAAACTGTCCTATAACACTATAGgcataggcctgagtcaaatatgctcaaagttTTTCCCTAAAAGAATTTTCACCTTTTGTGATTTTcaatgttcccattatgcttgcagtATACTCCTACATTAGCAACATTTTTTACCATAATTTTGAAACTTTAAgggatgattgctctattagagtactttacaacaaaatgactgttctattagaaagtattgGTCTAAGTACTCCATTGCTGTATACATTAAATGTTTTTcactgacttctctattagggagtattgatctactttaaatgaaataagTCCCATAGTTTGAATTATCCACCTAACATGCTAGTATTTTGCATTTATATTATCACTCTAGTATACTTTCTTGTGCtgacatatttgatgcaggGCTAGTGGCATTGCTTCAAATAGagacatttatttatttattattaatgctttacagcacaagtgctgaaggtctgtaggacacctggtcctacagcctgctcaaagactttagctacttagactttaactactgaaggtgtgtttgaaaagttggagaaaggagaaaaaatccatgactggacctaggtagcctcgaacctgcagccatccgatttgcgctcgaacgcttacaagAGTCTACCAGGTTATTTTCATGtgattatatccataggaattctagagagtaactcattatctctaagtaccccaagtagaaccaaatggacactagcttatttacatgaaaatttatgAGTTATCTCACATTGAAATCTGTAAGGCTAATAGTCTGATTTTGTCACCACCATAACTTTTCATCCATTGGCTGCTTTGTATCACTGCCACTATTTTCTTCACTGCATTATATCATAATAATTTAATTTCTTGCAACTAACACAATGCACATGATAGCACATAAAGTTGCCATGAGGTTtcttgaaattgttttcataatacTGTGATTTTGCATGCATTTGTGGAATTGACTATGATAGCCTTATTCCATCCATACGCATATGTAGGATGGTAAAACTTTcagtacagtatataatatCGTTGATTTGCTTATTAGTTGCAGACACTAAATTCTAGTGCACCAACAAAGTGTTTAACTAGAGAAAATTGTCATGCATAGAAAAAGGCTCCGGCTACAAACCATTTTATGAAAAGAATAACAATACATAGTGACATTAAATAATACCTTTATTTAGAACCTTCAGGTTGAGTGTACAAATGTGGCAAAAGTGCTACTTTTTTAATGCCTATCACAACATAACAATTGTTATTTATATAACAATACCACTACTATATTCTTCCATGTATGAAAATCCCAACAATTTTACTAGAAGTGATACAAAATAATATGATAAATATTCAATTATAAAATGGATGTTACACCTCTAGGAGATCTTCTACCACATTATCCATATAGTTGCCTTTTATCACTCCGCCTTTTTGATTGTTGGTAGTCTTTTCATACCAACAATCCTCATCAGTTGCTAATACAGCTGAACCCTTCACTACTGATATCAACCTGTGGTGCTTAATCTTCATAATGTTATGCTTGGTGTCAAATCTTATTTCCTTTCCCATGAATTGACCTGAAAACATAACACTTAAGCTAGTATCACTCTGAAATGTATTTCTACTCATCAATCCATCAGTTTCACTAGTTAATCCATCACTttagtaattataataataagtaTATATTTCTTGTAAAACATTATTTTCGATCCAAAATCAAACTCCATAATTATTAAGATAAGGGCCATTCCATGTCAAAACAACAAGGAATTTTGGGTTAGCTCTCAGATTTTGACAAAATtcggtgtgtttgtagtacctgtggtgcttatcaatcatgcaaatttttagctccatacattccatagttttgATTTActgtatgaccacaaatattttgaatatttcatgaaaaattggttcatttctatagctagttacaaaatcaactgtaacttagcactgtgtaaatatttttaaacataaTTTTCACTAATgtaagactgttgattgacctttccagtgatccctaaattatgagatatctacttaattatggttcaaaactactgtattgaaaactttaatcctttatatttccaacttttttgtaaataaatcaTGGTCTAtacttgataaaatttttgtagtgggaccacaatgggctcaagagacaTAATGAATTATTTTGTGGTATACAGTGGAATTTGCATcctattattgctatatatatgggagtgtacacctctaataaccaccactggcaacaaggccatgccaagttagTCTTACATGTCTAGGTAAagttagtgaccacctgtattgaaaagaTCACCTATGTGCTGTAGTTAATTTATACTTctctaattggatattaatgtatagctcCAATTGAAAGCATCAACCCCCTTTCTAGCAAGTCCAAAAATGGCCATATTGGACaagttgactttaaattacagAGATGACCATAGCATGTGTCCTCTtgtgaatgttgtaccatctcttcagtaatactttctttattaagttgaatcccactgtagtggacttagccctATTTAAGttgtatgtggctgcataggcACAAAACTCCTCAATAGGGATACCTGGATGCCTTGGTAACCAGGCGTCTGTTtatactcccactctagtggtgcacatacatttggaccaagGTACTGTACTTCTGTGATTTTGTAATATGAACACTTTATTATAGTCCTAGGAATGgagaggggttttaccatatacatgtATCACTTGCACCTAAATGTATGAAATTAATTACtgaggcatagggatgaatcaagccaagttatgggccattcaggtcttagaactggctaaaatgaaaggacattaatattttgtgaccggatctgcaaaaggggtcttatagcctctccaaatttccaagtttgatgagttcacaactcatcatgtgtttaacctattgtcttacaattacatccaggaatagtacTATGGTAGTGCAGGCATTTTACCAAGAATATTGGGTCAACCtcacactaattgcaacaaaagcaaactcaacagattttgtttccttattatgtcctcaATGACAGAAAAAAGTCCTAAGAAATCCTCATGGGGGAACAGTGTGaaaatcattgaaataaaaacCCACTTTTTTGCTCCTTAATGGTTTGATGTTTTACAGTGTTTATAGTCATATCTCAGCTAGGGTACTACGTATATCAAAACTTATTATACCATTAAAAAGCTCTTGCAAAGATGAATCTTTTGGTACTAAAATTATCACTTTAGGAAAATGTGTTAATGAGTTATAATTAAATATATCCTGGGTATGCTTACTCTTTGCATGTACATTTTTTgcaactgtaactactgtagtaatgcCTTTATGCATGTTTTTGCATGCTATAGTGAGCTTGAATGTTTTCAAACAGCGGGATAAAGGTTATCTTGTGAATGC from Dysidea avara chromosome 2, odDysAvar1.4, whole genome shotgun sequence includes these protein-coding regions:
- the LOC136247199 gene encoding uncharacterized protein codes for the protein MDSNSIFIFTASIFSCFCPRSLAQTCIEGDIRLVGSAGSYEGRVEVCHNNIWGTVCDDSWDTKDGIVACRQLGLGLVDVVGDAYFGEGTGQIWLDNLLCTGSESRLVDCVHHGFGGHNCEHYEDARIICEGGCDLTCQNGGVVNDDCTLCNCPTGFTGSACETNINDCDPNPCQNGGSCTDGVNSFTCDCQNGFSGDNCNKGCHLSGVCNDASITIQATNASDCCEKGGRSFSDESDCLPACGLIEGDPHFSVPLLCKEVLCYSIQGYSGLAFNLICNNNYVINALFVDTEGDTSEATWIGKLAILPQNNDKSDAIVFDSVNQEIVVVGDGNLKAAMVKEIIFNENGTAKFTQTTKKENGNPTTRVIYTKPQAKFDVTFYKNHLNVDWSMNYNELHDSHGLMGQFMKKGINIDSKKEMLVHSDGRDPVPVTRDSVMTGKWCWKAKNYGNQGEGLIEGDILDYVVPNILDAPDNLKKYIKQ